In Heteronotia binoei isolate CCM8104 ecotype False Entrance Well chromosome 4, APGP_CSIRO_Hbin_v1, whole genome shotgun sequence, a genomic segment contains:
- the PLAA gene encoding phospholipase A-2-activating protein isoform X1 → MASAGSNYRLRCSVVGHELDVRGLSGCLFPTGAFVSVSRDRTARLWAPDSSNRGFSEMHCMSGHSNFVSCVCVIPPSDIYPRGLIATGGNDNNICIFTLDSSKPLYVLKGHKDTVCSLSSGKFGTLLSGSWDATAKVWLNDKCMMTLQGHTAAVWAVKILPEQGLMLTGSADKTIKLWKAGRCERTFTGHEDCVRGLAILSEMEFLSCANDASVRRWQISGECLEVYYGHTNYIYCIAVFPNSKEFVTTGEDRSVRIWRHGECAQTIRLPAQSVWCCCVLENGDIAVGASDGIIRVFTESLERTASLEEIQTFEKELSQSTVESKTGDLGDINADDLPGIEHLNEPGTRDGQTRLIKIDGKVEAYQWSMNEDRWMKIGDVVGSSGATQNTSGKVLFEGKEYDFVFTIDVNESGPSYKLPYNTSEDPWLTAYNFLQKNELNPMFLDQVAKFIIDNTKGKTLGNMNTEFSDPFTGGGRYVPGTSSGSSAGPAADPFTGTGRYVPGSASDTAAALSGADPFTGTSAYKSAKAENIYFPKKEAVTFDQANSTQILGKLKELNGNAPEEQQLTDDDLEHLEKMLSIACNTSTETASAQQLQALLKAISWPIDIVFPALDILRLAIRNPSVSENFCGEKDGIQFSSHLIKFLNPTGKQANQMLALRTLCNCFVHPVGQNLMMSQGDLIMSQAIELKLSSNKNIHIALATLALNYAVCLHKINNIEGKAQCLSVISTVMEVVQDLEAIFRLLVALGTLISDDSNAVQLAKSLGVDSQIKKYSSVSEPAKVNECCRLVLNLL, encoded by the exons ATGGCGAGCGCGGGTAGCAACTACCGGCTCCGCTGCTCCGTGGTGGGTCACGAGCTGGACGTGCGGGGGCTCAGCGGCTGTCTCTTCCCGACCGGCGCGTTCGTGTCTGTGTCCCGAGACCGAACGGCGCGGCTGTGGGCGCCGGACAG CTCCAACAGAGGATTTTCTGAAATGCACTGCATGAGTGGTCATTCCAATTttgtttcttgtgtgtgtgtcatCCCTCCAAGTGACATCTACCCCCGGGGATTAATTGCCACTGGTGGCAATGATAACAACATTTGCATCTTCACTCTGGATAGCTCTAAGCCACTTTATGTTCTGAAAGGTCATAAAGATACAG TTTGCAGCCTCTCTTCTGGGAAATTTGGCACCCTACTTAGTGGCTCATGGGATGCGACAGCCAAAGTCTGGTTGAATGACAAATGTATGATGACACTGCAG GGCCACACTGCAGCAGTTTGGGCTGTAAAGATATTACCTGAGCAAGGATTAATGTTGACTGGTTCAGCTGATAAAACTATTAAGCTCTGGAAGGCAGGTAGATGTGAGAGAACATTTACTG GACATGAAGATTGTGTAAGAGGCTTGGCTATTTTAAGTGAGATGGAGTTTCTTTCTTGTGCAAATGATGCCAGTGTTCGAAGGTGGCAGATATCTGGCGAATGTCTTGAAGTTTATTATGGGCACACAAATTATATTTACtgcatagctgtcttcccaaacAGTAAAG AATTTGTTACCACTGGTGAGGATCGATCAGTCAGAATCTGGAGACATGGAGAATGCGCGCAGACGATTAGACTTCCAGCTCAGTCTGTTTGGTGCTGCTGTGTGTTAGAAAATGGAGACATTGCTGTTGGAGCAAG TGATGGCATTATCAGAGTGTTTACAGAGTCTTTGGAGCGCACAGCAAGTCTGGAGGAGATTCAGACTTTTGAAAAAGAGCTTTCTCAATCAACAGTTGAATCTAAAACGGGTGATCTAGGAGATATTAATGCTGATGATCTTCCTGGTATTGAGCATTTGAATGAACCAG GTACAAGGGATGGCCAGACAAGACTTATTAAAATTGATGGGAAAGTTGAAGCTTATCAGTGGAGCATGAATGAAGACAGATGGATGAAAATAGGGGATGTCGTCGGGTCTTCCGGAGCTACACAGAACACATCTGGAAAAGTTTTGTttgaaggaaag GAATATGATTTTGTTTTCACTATTGATGTGAATGAAAGTGGGCCTTCCTACAAGTTGCCGTACAACACCAGCGAAGATCCATGGCTGACTGCATACAATTTCCTGCAGAAGAACGAACTAAATCCCATGTTCCTGGATCAAGTGGCCAAATTCATAATCGACAACACCAAAGGGAAAACACTGGGGAATATGAACACTGAATTTTCAGATCCCTTCACAG GTGGTGGCCGCTATGTTCCAGGCACATCTTCAGGATCCAGTGCAGGACCTGCAGCAGATCCATTTACAG GTACTGGTCGTTATGTCCCAGGTTCAGCATCTGATACTGCAGCTGCTTTAAGTGGAGCTGACCCATTTACAG GGACTAGTGCCTATAAATCAGCTAAAGCTGAAAATATATATTTCCCAAAGAAAGAAGCTGTTACTTTTGATCAGGCCAACTCAACACAAATACTGG GTAAACTGAAAGAACTTAACGGAAATGCCCCTGAAGAGCAACAGTTAACTGATGATGATTTAGAGCATCTAGAGAAGATGCTGTCTATAGCATGCAATACGTCCACAGAAACAGCATCAGCACAGCAGCTTCAAGCTTTGTTGAAAGCAATTAGCTGGCCAATAG ACATTGTCTTTCCAGCACTAGACATTCTTCGGTTAGCAATCAGAAATCCCAGTGTGAGTGAAAACTTCTGCGGCGAAAAGGACGGTATTCAGTTCAGCAGCCACCTCATCAAATTTCTGAACCCCACCGGAAAGCAAGCAAACCAGATGCTGGCTCTTAGAACTCTCTGCAATTGTTTTGTCCATCCAGTTGGCCAAAACCTCATGATGTCACAGGGGGATTTGATAATGTCACAAGCAATAGAACTGAAACTGAGCAGCAATAAGAACATTCACATTGCACTGGCCACCTTGGCTCTGAACTATGCCGTTTGTttacataaaattaataacattgaGGGTAAAGCTCAATGCTTGTCAGTAATCAGCACAGTCATGGAAGTTGTACAAGACTTGGAAGCTATTTTTAGACTGCTAGTGGCTCTTGGGACACTAATCAGTGATGATTCAAATGCTGTACAGTTAGCGAAGTCTCTAGGGGTTGATTCTCAAATAAAAAAATATTCCTCTGTATCAGAACCAGCTAAAGTAAATGAATGCTGTAGGCTTGTCCTTAATTTGCtctaa
- the PLAA gene encoding phospholipase A-2-activating protein isoform X2, with the protein MASAGSNYRLRCSVVGHELDVRGLSGCLFPTGAFVSVSRDRTARLWAPDSSNRGFSEMHCMSGHSNFVSCVCVIPPSDIYPRGLIATGGNDNNICIFTLDSSKPLYVLKGHKDTVCSLSSGKFGTLLSGSWDATAKVWLNDKCMMTLQGHTAAVWAVKILPEQGLMLTGSADKTIKLWKAGRCERTFTGHEDCVRGLAILSEMEFLSCANDASVRRWQISGECLEVYYGHTNYIYCIAVFPNSKEFVTTGEDRSVRIWRHGECAQTIRLPAQSVWCCCVLENGDIAVGASDGIIRVFTESLERTASLEEIQTFEKELSQSTVESKTGDLGDINADDLPGIEHLNEPGTRDGQTRLIKIDGKVEAYQWSMNEDRWMKIGDVVGSSGATQNTSGKVLFEGKEYDFVFTIDVNESGPSYKLPYNTSEDPWLTAYNFLQKNELNPMFLDQVAKFIIDNTKGKTLGNMNTEFSDPFTGGGRYVPGTSSGSSAGPAADPFTGTGRYVPGSASDTAAALSGADPFTAKAENIYFPKKEAVTFDQANSTQILGKLKELNGNAPEEQQLTDDDLEHLEKMLSIACNTSTETASAQQLQALLKAISWPIDIVFPALDILRLAIRNPSVSENFCGEKDGIQFSSHLIKFLNPTGKQANQMLALRTLCNCFVHPVGQNLMMSQGDLIMSQAIELKLSSNKNIHIALATLALNYAVCLHKINNIEGKAQCLSVISTVMEVVQDLEAIFRLLVALGTLISDDSNAVQLAKSLGVDSQIKKYSSVSEPAKVNECCRLVLNLL; encoded by the exons ATGGCGAGCGCGGGTAGCAACTACCGGCTCCGCTGCTCCGTGGTGGGTCACGAGCTGGACGTGCGGGGGCTCAGCGGCTGTCTCTTCCCGACCGGCGCGTTCGTGTCTGTGTCCCGAGACCGAACGGCGCGGCTGTGGGCGCCGGACAG CTCCAACAGAGGATTTTCTGAAATGCACTGCATGAGTGGTCATTCCAATTttgtttcttgtgtgtgtgtcatCCCTCCAAGTGACATCTACCCCCGGGGATTAATTGCCACTGGTGGCAATGATAACAACATTTGCATCTTCACTCTGGATAGCTCTAAGCCACTTTATGTTCTGAAAGGTCATAAAGATACAG TTTGCAGCCTCTCTTCTGGGAAATTTGGCACCCTACTTAGTGGCTCATGGGATGCGACAGCCAAAGTCTGGTTGAATGACAAATGTATGATGACACTGCAG GGCCACACTGCAGCAGTTTGGGCTGTAAAGATATTACCTGAGCAAGGATTAATGTTGACTGGTTCAGCTGATAAAACTATTAAGCTCTGGAAGGCAGGTAGATGTGAGAGAACATTTACTG GACATGAAGATTGTGTAAGAGGCTTGGCTATTTTAAGTGAGATGGAGTTTCTTTCTTGTGCAAATGATGCCAGTGTTCGAAGGTGGCAGATATCTGGCGAATGTCTTGAAGTTTATTATGGGCACACAAATTATATTTACtgcatagctgtcttcccaaacAGTAAAG AATTTGTTACCACTGGTGAGGATCGATCAGTCAGAATCTGGAGACATGGAGAATGCGCGCAGACGATTAGACTTCCAGCTCAGTCTGTTTGGTGCTGCTGTGTGTTAGAAAATGGAGACATTGCTGTTGGAGCAAG TGATGGCATTATCAGAGTGTTTACAGAGTCTTTGGAGCGCACAGCAAGTCTGGAGGAGATTCAGACTTTTGAAAAAGAGCTTTCTCAATCAACAGTTGAATCTAAAACGGGTGATCTAGGAGATATTAATGCTGATGATCTTCCTGGTATTGAGCATTTGAATGAACCAG GTACAAGGGATGGCCAGACAAGACTTATTAAAATTGATGGGAAAGTTGAAGCTTATCAGTGGAGCATGAATGAAGACAGATGGATGAAAATAGGGGATGTCGTCGGGTCTTCCGGAGCTACACAGAACACATCTGGAAAAGTTTTGTttgaaggaaag GAATATGATTTTGTTTTCACTATTGATGTGAATGAAAGTGGGCCTTCCTACAAGTTGCCGTACAACACCAGCGAAGATCCATGGCTGACTGCATACAATTTCCTGCAGAAGAACGAACTAAATCCCATGTTCCTGGATCAAGTGGCCAAATTCATAATCGACAACACCAAAGGGAAAACACTGGGGAATATGAACACTGAATTTTCAGATCCCTTCACAG GTGGTGGCCGCTATGTTCCAGGCACATCTTCAGGATCCAGTGCAGGACCTGCAGCAGATCCATTTACAG GTACTGGTCGTTATGTCCCAGGTTCAGCATCTGATACTGCAGCTGCTTTAAGTGGAGCTGACCCATTTACAG CTAAAGCTGAAAATATATATTTCCCAAAGAAAGAAGCTGTTACTTTTGATCAGGCCAACTCAACACAAATACTGG GTAAACTGAAAGAACTTAACGGAAATGCCCCTGAAGAGCAACAGTTAACTGATGATGATTTAGAGCATCTAGAGAAGATGCTGTCTATAGCATGCAATACGTCCACAGAAACAGCATCAGCACAGCAGCTTCAAGCTTTGTTGAAAGCAATTAGCTGGCCAATAG ACATTGTCTTTCCAGCACTAGACATTCTTCGGTTAGCAATCAGAAATCCCAGTGTGAGTGAAAACTTCTGCGGCGAAAAGGACGGTATTCAGTTCAGCAGCCACCTCATCAAATTTCTGAACCCCACCGGAAAGCAAGCAAACCAGATGCTGGCTCTTAGAACTCTCTGCAATTGTTTTGTCCATCCAGTTGGCCAAAACCTCATGATGTCACAGGGGGATTTGATAATGTCACAAGCAATAGAACTGAAACTGAGCAGCAATAAGAACATTCACATTGCACTGGCCACCTTGGCTCTGAACTATGCCGTTTGTttacataaaattaataacattgaGGGTAAAGCTCAATGCTTGTCAGTAATCAGCACAGTCATGGAAGTTGTACAAGACTTGGAAGCTATTTTTAGACTGCTAGTGGCTCTTGGGACACTAATCAGTGATGATTCAAATGCTGTACAGTTAGCGAAGTCTCTAGGGGTTGATTCTCAAATAAAAAAATATTCCTCTGTATCAGAACCAGCTAAAGTAAATGAATGCTGTAGGCTTGTCCTTAATTTGCtctaa